One window of the Montipora foliosa isolate CH-2021 chromosome 4, ASM3666993v2, whole genome shotgun sequence genome contains the following:
- the LOC138000255 gene encoding uncharacterized protein, with protein MRPTILLCLLSFCGCLPLGLIECIQQCGPNLFYVTWPNGSFKSCLHCSPCHPGWGLHPNCGERITYPPQVECKRCEYGTFSELYDSSRCKSCHFCAQHEIVTQDCTPRSDTLCSGTCVQGYFYHNSTRDCQKCSHCCNAGEDEKQQECINQGLHVIHCAPRPDKQCGPASTTNREQQHTVSKLALILSCVGIIIAVLLGAGFAYCVIRICRRRIRRRNERYNAGNCASDAVIVLSTNDGSQRMVHPPRFEGMQLQNVGYESCNSTPYESRKVTASHADERPLKRQNRKEDKKEQNVQDDVGQEMVHMPRLQGMQLHNIGYESRNSTPNESRRETAFHADDESMVVKDKPYKREKKEKNGNSYPPFTIEEHPKTQTQQEDSRVELKCIVKGKPKEVIYQWFKDEEELPEEKSPSLIRDPLKVKHFGSYKCELRSCDADQHNLSFVTSHTAELDVTPSVGTRYSLLEEVFKENFNTREKVEKLLCKEISGCPAWKQVASSYKHEDLSSFARCKNPGEEVIDFLLSSNPNLSVYNFCKKLKEKSIRRLDIVAALEDFLVQNDGRPNGVGKI; from the exons gGTTTGATTGAGTGCATTCAACAGTGTGGGCCAAACCTTTTTTATGTCACTTGGCCAAATGGTAGCTTTAAAAGTTGCTTACATTGTTCACCATGCCACCCTGGTTGGGGATTGCATCCAAATTGTGGAGAACGTATAACATATCCACCTCAAGTTGAGTGCAAACGATGCGAATATGGGACATTTTCAGAATTATATGATTCCAGCAGGTGCAAATCCTGTCATTTCTGTGCACAGCATGAAATAGTCACACAGGATTGCACTCCTCGCTCTGACACACTTTGCAGTGGGACATGTGTCCAAGGTTATTTCTACCACAATTCAACTCGTGACTGCCAGAAGTGTTCACACTGTTGTAATGCTGGAGAAGATGAAAAGCAGCAAGAATGCATCAACCAGGGATTACATGTTATTCATTGTGCTCCGAGACCAGATAAACAATGTGGACCTGCTTCAACCACCAACAGAGAGCAACAGCACACGGTCAGTAAACTTGCCTTGATATTGTCATGTGTCGGAATCATCATAGCAGTGCTTCTCGGTGCAGGTTTTGCATACTGTGTAATACGTATTTGTCGAAGGAGGATCAGACGAAGGAATGAGAGATATAATGCAGGAAATTGTGCTTCGGATGCTGTAATTGTCCTTTCAACAAATGACGGCAGCCAAA GGATGGTACACCCGCCAAGATTTGAAGGAATGCAACTGCAAAATGTTGGTTATGAGTCCTGCAATTCTACACCATACGAATCTCGCAAGGTTACAGCCTCCCACGCTGATGAACGTCCATTGAAGCGACAGAACAGAAAGGAGGACAAAAAAGAGCAGAACG TACAAGATGATGTTGGACAAGAGATGGTACATATGCCAAGATTACAAGGAATGCAACTGCATAATATAGGTTATGAGTCCCGCAATTCCACACCAAACGAATCTCGCAGGGAGACAGCTTTCCACGCTGATGATGAATCGATGGTTGTAAAAGATAAACCCTACAAGCgagagaaaaaagagaagaacg GTAATTCATACCCTCCATTTACCATCGAGGAACATCCAAAAACGCAAACGCAGCAAGAAGATTCAAGAGTGGAATTGAAGTGCATAGTAAAGGGAAAGCCGAAAGAAGTGATTTATCAATGGTTTAAAGATGAAGAGGAATTACCAGAAGAAAAGAGCCCTAGCCTTATCCGTGATCCACTCAAGGTGAAACATTTCGGCTCCTATAAATGTGAACTGAGAAGCTGTGATGCCGACCAACACAATTTATCTTTCGTGACATCGCATACAGCAGAACTTGATGTTACACCATCTGTTGGAACGA GATACAGTCTGCTAGAGGAGGTTTTTAAGGAAAACTTCAATACAAGAGAGAAAGTCGAAAAGCTACTTTGTAAGGAGATCAGCGGATGCCCTGCCTGGAAACAAGTGGCTTCCAGTTACAAGCATGAAGACCTTAGTTCTTTTGCGCGATGCAAAAACCCAGGAGAGGAAGTAATTGATTTCCTTCTGTCAAGCAACCCGAATTTAAGTGTTTACAACTTTTGCAAGAAGCTCAAGGAAAAAAGTATCAGGCGCCTTGATATAGTTGCTGCATTGGAAGATTTCCTAGTCCAGAACGATGGGAGGCCTAACGGTGTGGGAAAGATCTGA